From one Conyzicola nivalis genomic stretch:
- a CDS encoding AMP-binding protein, with protein MTRALVATAAHDMFVALRGALSGEGPAVFAGEPTGALPATVPQRVALVIESSGSTGTPKRVALSSDALLASAAASDTALGGPGQWLLALPTTYIAGINVLVRSLTAETLPVVVASGHFDADSFIAAAGAMDHAQRYTSLVPAQLARLIDEDAALAALRRFDRILVGGQATPVSLIARALELGLNVTRTYGSSETSGGCVYDGVPIGSTEARIVDGQIELAGPVLAEGYLEDPQRTDAAFRTEHARRWYRTGDAGEIVDGVLHVIGRLDDVIISGGLKVSLGALERFVREIDGLGDAVIVSEPDEQWGEVPVLVTTTDYPLDRLKPAVVARLGRAAVPGRIVVLESLPMLPSGKPDRLAVRAGIAR; from the coding sequence ATGACGAGGGCGCTCGTCGCGACCGCGGCTCACGACATGTTCGTGGCCCTGCGCGGGGCGCTCTCCGGCGAGGGTCCGGCCGTGTTCGCGGGCGAGCCCACCGGCGCCCTGCCGGCCACCGTGCCGCAGCGCGTGGCACTCGTCATCGAGTCGAGCGGCTCGACGGGAACACCGAAGCGGGTGGCACTGTCGAGCGACGCGCTCTTGGCGAGCGCCGCGGCATCCGACACCGCTCTCGGCGGCCCGGGACAGTGGCTGCTCGCTCTGCCGACCACCTACATCGCCGGCATCAACGTGCTCGTTCGCTCGCTCACCGCGGAGACCCTGCCGGTCGTCGTCGCGTCCGGGCATTTCGACGCCGACTCGTTCATCGCCGCGGCCGGCGCCATGGACCACGCCCAGCGCTACACGTCGCTCGTGCCCGCACAGCTGGCGCGGCTTATCGACGAGGACGCTGCCCTCGCCGCCCTGCGCCGGTTCGACCGCATCCTCGTCGGCGGTCAGGCGACGCCCGTGTCGCTCATCGCGCGCGCCCTCGAGCTCGGCCTCAACGTCACCCGAACCTACGGCTCGAGCGAGACGAGCGGCGGCTGCGTGTACGACGGGGTTCCGATCGGGTCGACCGAGGCACGCATCGTCGACGGGCAGATCGAGCTCGCCGGTCCCGTGCTGGCCGAGGGCTACCTCGAGGATCCGCAGAGAACGGATGCCGCGTTCCGCACCGAGCACGCGCGCCGCTGGTACCGCACGGGCGACGCGGGCGAGATCGTCGACGGGGTTCTGCACGTGATCGGGCGCCTCGACGATGTCATCATCTCGGGTGGCCTGAAGGTGTCGCTCGGCGCCCTCGAGCGGTTCGTGCGCGAGATCGACGGGTTGGGCGACGCGGTCATCGTGTCGGAGCCCGACGAGCAGTGGGGCGAGGTGCCGGTGCTCGTGACGACGACGGACTACCCGCTCGACCGGCTCAAGCCGGCCGTCGTCGCCCGGTTGGGACGCGCCGCCGTTCCCGGCCGCATCGTGGTGCTCGAATCGCTGCCGATGCTGCCGTCCGGCAAGCCCGATCGCCTCGCCGTCCGCGCAGGGATCGCTCGTTAG
- a CDS encoding 1,4-dihydroxy-2-naphthoate polyprenyltransferase: MPDAKKRSTTTPAKNAGRSGRPGGRPPGAVKVKKAGAAEWIGGARLRTLPLAVAPVLLGTATAYQFDNDEGWHWVRALLCLAVALALQIAVNYANDYSDGIRGTDKNRVGPSRLTGSGAASPRAVLTVALAFFAVAAIAGVTLVVLTQLWWLLAVGAACIVAAWFYTGGKRPYGYNALGEVFVFVFFGLVATAGTMYVQVGTVSVENWLAAVAIGLISVAVLVINNTRDIAQDKLAGKKTLSVIIGDRASRILFSVLVLVPYAILAVFVLEFANAAYVYATLLIAIPAVIIALTAKTAAELILVLKLTSFTGLLYALLLSWAIAF; encoded by the coding sequence GTGCCAGACGCGAAGAAGAGATCAACGACCACGCCCGCGAAGAACGCCGGCAGGAGCGGTCGGCCGGGTGGGCGCCCGCCCGGGGCCGTGAAGGTGAAGAAGGCCGGCGCGGCGGAGTGGATCGGCGGAGCGCGGCTTCGCACCCTGCCGCTGGCCGTCGCCCCCGTCCTGCTCGGAACGGCCACCGCGTACCAGTTCGACAACGACGAGGGCTGGCACTGGGTTCGCGCGCTGCTCTGCCTCGCCGTGGCCTTGGCTCTGCAGATCGCGGTGAACTACGCGAACGACTATTCCGACGGCATCCGCGGCACCGACAAAAACCGCGTCGGCCCGTCGCGCCTCACCGGCTCGGGCGCAGCGAGCCCCCGCGCCGTGCTCACCGTCGCCCTCGCCTTCTTCGCCGTCGCGGCGATCGCCGGCGTCACCCTCGTCGTGCTCACCCAGCTCTGGTGGCTCCTCGCGGTCGGCGCGGCGTGCATCGTCGCGGCCTGGTTCTACACGGGCGGCAAGCGGCCCTACGGCTACAACGCGCTCGGAGAGGTCTTCGTCTTCGTGTTCTTCGGCCTCGTCGCCACCGCCGGCACGATGTACGTGCAGGTCGGCACCGTCTCGGTCGAGAACTGGCTCGCCGCCGTGGCGATCGGACTCATCTCCGTCGCGGTGCTCGTGATCAACAACACCCGGGATATCGCCCAAGACAAGCTGGCCGGAAAGAAGACGCTCAGCGTCATCATCGGCGACCGGGCCTCGCGCATCCTGTTCAGCGTTCTCGTGCTGGTGCCCTACGCGATCCTCGCGGTCTTCGTGCTGGAGTTCGCCAACGCGGCCTACGTCTACGCGACGCTGCTGATCGCGATCCCCGCGGTCATCATCGCGCTCACGGCCAAGACCGCGGCCGAGCTCATCCTGGTGCTCAAGCTCACGAGCTTCACCGGGCTGCTCTACGCCCTACTTCTTTCCTGGGCCATCGCCTTCTAG
- a CDS encoding DUF4229 domain-containing protein: MKPWLLYSVIRLAIFAAVLTVLLLAQTPGWIAAIIAAVFGFAASYIFLGRLREQVARDVQDRRSGKIRPDTDDEDAEDLLQNQTYLKGSDLEGDGPGKK; the protein is encoded by the coding sequence GTGAAGCCATGGTTGTTATATAGCGTGATCCGCCTCGCGATTTTCGCGGCGGTACTCACCGTGCTCTTGTTGGCACAGACCCCGGGTTGGATCGCCGCGATCATCGCCGCGGTCTTCGGCTTCGCCGCCTCCTACATCTTCCTCGGCCGGCTGCGCGAGCAGGTCGCCCGCGACGTGCAAGACCGCCGTTCCGGCAAGATCCGCCCGGACACCGACGACGAAGACGCCGAGGACCTGCTCCAGAACCAGACCTACCTCAAAGGCAGTGACCTAGAAGGCGATGGCCCAGGAAAGAAGTAG
- a CDS encoding PLDc N-terminal domain-containing protein, which yields MARFLVILPFVVVALDVFAVVDVILTETRRVRALNKVVWVVIIVLLPVIGALLWFFLGKERQDRGGEPRQVAPDDDPNFLRNLRRDEEQDERIRRLEQELAELDDDPPKE from the coding sequence ATGGCTCGATTCCTCGTCATCCTCCCGTTCGTGGTGGTGGCCCTAGACGTCTTCGCCGTTGTCGACGTCATCCTCACCGAAACCCGTCGTGTGCGCGCCCTGAACAAAGTCGTCTGGGTCGTCATCATCGTGCTGCTGCCCGTCATCGGCGCCCTGCTCTGGTTCTTCCTCGGCAAAGAGCGCCAAGACCGCGGCGGCGAACCCCGCCAGGTCGCCCCCGACGACGACCCCAACTTTCTGAGAAACCTCCGTCGCGACGAGGAACAAGACGAGCGCATCCGCCGTCTCGAGCAGGAACTCGCCGAACTCGACGATGACCCACCCAAGGAGTAG